In Tachypleus tridentatus isolate NWPU-2018 chromosome 7, ASM421037v1, whole genome shotgun sequence, a genomic segment contains:
- the LOC143257882 gene encoding protein regulator of cytokinesis 1-like: MSNDTIEMTDKRNSDFFSNLGEKITNSELSMAETRQELGELLLKNFHGALNQLFAIWDEIGIFQEQRQERISVVIQHLRTLIEEMVQEEQNLRQRLISSVESCGEQLLKLAQELGVKPYEPEEGLSILQLEGELRTRVDEMSKEKYERLKALKRFREVEHKLCTLLVMPSLYIPNESGVPSKEDLKEVEQHVTMLKEEKVGIAFFHLCFCAANMETVSEKMYSYHVPSIS, from the exons ATGAGTAACGATACCATTGAAATGACAGACAAAAGAAATTCGGACTTCTTTTCAAATTTGggagagaaaataacaaattcgGAATTATCCATGGCAGAAACcag GCAGGAGTTGGGAGAACTACTTTTGAAGAACTTTCATGGTGCATTAAACCAATTATTTGCAATCTGGGACGAGATTGGAATATTTCAAGAACAGCGGCAGGAAAGAATCAGTGTCGTGATACAACATCTGCGGACACTAATCGAAGAGATGGTGCAGGAGGAACAGAATTTGAGGCAGAGGCTTATAAGTAGTGTGGAGAGTTGTGGAGAACAACTTCTAAAGCTGGCTCAAGAGCTTGGTGTGAAACCTTATGAG ccTGAAGAAGGATTATCCATACTACAGCTTGAAGGGGAACTTAGGACACGTGTAGATGAGATGTCAAAGGAGAAATATGAACGACTGAAGGCACTGAAACGTTTCAGAGAAGTGGAACACAAACTGTGTACATTACTCGTTATGCCATCTCTCTATATTCCAAATGAATCTGGCGTGCCTTCAAAGGAAGATCTTAAAGAGGTGGAACAGCATGTGACAATGCTAAAAGAAGAGAAGGTTGGCATTGCTTTCTTTCATCTTTGTTTTTGTGCTGCTAATATGGAAACAGTGTCTGAAAAAATGTACTCGTATCATGTGCCTAGTATTTCTTAA